A genomic region of Cannabis sativa cultivar Pink pepper isolate KNU-18-1 chromosome 1, ASM2916894v1, whole genome shotgun sequence contains the following coding sequences:
- the LOC115703835 gene encoding RING-H2 finger protein ATL52-like, whose translation MIHRLIISSSYLDYIGNSATLFILLYSFKSHTILYNFKLMANNNDGDRDGIGSLFKDHKLTFLLIAAGTTSVLITIYHLISVCLYNQNQAPRQRQPQQQQWHLQPAGNSTEASVAELIPAHKYKKGEGFGGYDKDEGVVCAVCLAEFEEGEELRTLPECLHSFHAPCIDMWLFSHSTCPVCRGDATPSPSPRIGWHGETRLNST comes from the coding sequence ATGATCCACCGCTTAATCATATCATCATCTTATCTTGATTATATTGGTAACTCAGCCACTCTTTTCATATTGTTATACTCATTTAAATCACATACTATTCTctacaattttaaattaatggCCAACAACAACGATGGTGATCGAGATGGCATCGGAAGCCTCTTTAAGGACCACAAATTAACTTTCCTCCTAATAGCAGCTGGAACTACCTCTGTCTTAATCACCATATACCATCTCATCAGTGTCTGCTTATATAACCAGAACCAGGCCCCTAGGCAGCGGCAGCCGCAGCAGCAGCAGTGGCACCTGCAGCCAGCTGGGAATAGCACCGAGGCCTCTGTGGCCGAGCTTATCCCAGCGCACAAGTATAAGAAAGGCGAAGGTTTCGGGGGATACGATAAGGATGAGGGTGTGGTTTGCGCGGTATGCCTTGCCGAATTCGAAGAAGGGGAGGAGCTCCGGACCTTGCCGGAGTGTTTGCACTCGTTTCACGCACCCTGTATAGACATGTGGCTCTTTTCTCATTCTACTTGTCCGGTGTGTCGCGGTGATGCCACGCCTTCCCCCTCGCCCAGGATCGGTTGGCATGGTGAGACGAGGTTGAATTCTACCTAG
- the LOC115703837 gene encoding RING-H2 finger protein ATL47-like has product MANVDDSDQSDGSEISTNRNDPILHFLLIVIVIVAFTVSIYRLIIAIRRLRPQIRGSTLPNSRVPAQSESTQGPVDHDHQPPTVIELVPPLENEKNGSRGHELLSVGQNDIVFEKAGEGRMVGNDANVCAVCLSEFAEEEELRILPECLHSFHKSCVDTWLFSRSTCPICRTKTALLSPLPPEIGRYRTEENDHRI; this is encoded by the coding sequence ATGGCCAACGTTGACGATTCTGATCAGTCTGACGGCAGCGAAATCTCCACCAACAGAAATGACCCCATATTACACTTCCTCTTAATTGTGATTGTAATAGTAGCCTTCACCGTCTCCATCTACCGTCTCATCATTGCCATCCGCCGCCTCCGCCCCCAAATCAGGGGAAGTACCCTTCCCAATTCTCGAGTGCCTGCACAATCAGAGTCGACACAGGGCCCTGTCGATCATGATCATCAGCCGCCGACAGTAATCGAGCTGGTCCCGCCGCTTGAGAATGAAAAAAACGGCAGCAGAGGCCATGAACTATTATCGGTTGGACAAAACGACATCGTTTTCGAAAAAGCTGGCGAGGGAAGAATGGTGGGAAACGACGCCAATGTTTGTGCCGTTTGTCTTAGCGAATTCGCAGAGGAAGAGGAGCTGCGGATACTCCCTGAGTGCTTGCACTCGTTCCACAAGTCTTGCGTCGACACGTGGCTTTTCTCTCGTTCCACTTGTCCCATCTGCCGCACCAAAACCGCCCTACTGTCTCCGCTGCCGCCAGAGATCGGACGATATCGGACGGAGGAGAATGATCACCGTATATGA